The genomic segment AACCGCCAAAACTGGTGGCGTACACCGACACATTCTGCGCCTGCATTTTTTCTTTGGCATAATCCAACACCACTTGGATATAACCCAAACATTCCGCCACGGTCAATTTTTTCCGTGCGTCTGTGCCGTGAGCAGGAAAATCAAAGGCAATTGCCGCATAATTTTTGTATTTTGCAATAAGACGCTCGCCGAATTTGCTATTGGATTTTAAGTCCTTATTTGAACCAAAACCGTGCAGAATCAACACCACATTTTCCGCATGATGTGGGTCTTTATCATAAAATAATTTACAACGAATACTGTGACCTTGTTCGTTAATATCAAAAAGTTTTTCCATTATTTCACTTCCAATTCATAATCAATACTGCAAAGTGCGGTTATTTTTACGTTTATTTTAAAACGCATCCAAAATTCACCGCACTTTATACCGTTGCTAAACCAAACTCTGCAAAAATTCCACCATACTGCGCACCGCAGGTACCGCGCCACGATTTTTATAATAAAGCAAAGACACTAGGGAAATCTTCATTTGCCATTCAGGTAAAATTTGCACCAAATCCGAGCGTGAATGATTAGTGAAAATCGGCAATGTTCCAATACCTACACCGCGCTGAATTTGTTTTTCTATGGCAATAAAATCATTCGAAACTAAACGGCAAGTGGGCATAATGGCAATTTCATGTTGATCGCGTTTAAATGACCACGGAAACGTGTAAGATTGCCCAATCAAATTGTGCTGATAAAGCTCGTTAGGTGCTTGTGGGGCGTTGTGTTGCGCTAAATAGTCGTGGCTGGCAAATAGCCCAAGCTCTGCATTAATCCAAGGTTTCGCTACCACATTATCGTTGTCAATGGTTCCTACGCGAATGGCAAGATCAATGCCATCTTGAATCATATTAATTTTTTGATGGCTGAGATTAATATCCACATTGACATCGGGATTTTCTTGCAAATAACGCCCTAAGTGCGGTTCGATAAGCAAATGAAAAATATCTGCTGCCACAGAAATACGCAATAAACCGCTGGGTTTCGCCAAACTATTTTGCACGCTTTCAATAGCTAATTCTGCTTCGCTTAACATCGCTTGTGCGCGTTCAAAAAAACGCTCACCCAATTCATTCAGACGAACGCCTTTTTTGCCACGATTAATTAATTGTGTACCAAGGGCTTGTTCCAGTTGGGTTAAACGGCGACTTAAACGCGAAACCGGAATACTGGTGAGTTCTGCCGCGTGACTCAGGCTGCCCGATTGCACAACAGAAACAAATAATCGAATATCATCTAAACTAATTTTATCCATTTGCTTGCCAATCTTTCTATTTTTAGAAATTAAGTTGTTAATATTGTATCTTGTTGCAAATTTGTATTCAATTAAAATGCACTCATCGAAACGCGTTAGCGCATAAAAATAGCACGTTAAATCCATTTAAAGCATAAGGAGTACAGTATGAAAACAGTCGCAAAAGTACATCAAGCACCACAAAAACACTGGGTGGGCAATGGTTTCCAAGTTCAATCTATGTTCAGTTTCAACTATACCGATAAACATTTAGATCCATTCCTTTTAATGGACTACAACCCACCGCGTTATTTTGACGGTGGTCGCAAATCGGATTACCGCGGCGTAGGCGAACATCCGCATCGTGGCTTTGAAACCGTGACCATTGCTTATCAAGGCGAAGTGTCGCACAAAGATTCTTACGGTGGTGGTGGTACCATTGGGACAGGCGATGTACAATGGATAACCGCAGGTTCTGGTGTGATGCACGAAGAATTTCATTCAGAAAAATTCTCGCAAGAAGGCGGTATGTTTGAAATGGTGCAACTTTGGGTCAATTTACCGGCGAAAGACAAAATGACCACACCAAAATACCAAGCCATTAAAGCAGCAGAGATTCCTGAAGTTGCCTTTGGCGACAACGCCGGTATTGCACGCATTATCGCGGGAGATTTTGAAACGACACAAGGTGTAGCCAGCACCTTTAGCCCTGTGAATATGTGGGATGTGCGAATGAATGCAGGAAAAAACCATACATTCCACGTTCCTGCCAACCACAATTTGATTGTGTTAGTGCTTGACGGTACCGTGCAATTTAATGGTGCAGACATTGCGCGCCGCGGCGAATTGGTCACCTTTGAACGCGGTGAAGCCGATGTGCATATTGAAGCGAACAATGACGCGAAATTGCTTATTCTTACAGGTGAACCACATAACGAACCCATTGTAGGTTATGGTCCATTTGTGATGAACACCAGAGATGAAATTGTACAAGCTTTCCATGATGTACAAAGCGGCAAATTTGGTTCAATTTCACGTTAAAAATAATTCCCTGTGCAATACACAGGGAATCTATCTTTCTATTTATGCAAAATAATTTTGCATAAATGTGACTTGTTGCATTTTTGTATTCAAATAAAATACGCGCTACAAACAAATTTTATTTTTGATTCATTTTTTAGGAAACATTATGAACAACTTATTTGAAAAACTTTCAGTCGCATTAAGCCCAATCACCCTATTAATCGCTCGTGTCGTTATTGGTTACATTATGGTTTTACACGGCTTACAAAAATTAACGGGAGATATGCCATTATTCTCACTTTTCGGGATAGGCGGTTTAATTGAAACGGTTGGCGGTTTATTAATTATTGTCGGATTATTCACACGCGCCGCCGCTTTCTTATTAGCAGGTCAAATGGCAGTGGCTTATTTAATGTTCCACGCCAGCGCAGAAACTTTCTTTAATCCAATTGCCAATAAAGGTGAACCTGCCGTACTTTTCTGTATGGCATTCTTATTCATCTTTGTCACCGGCGCAGGCAAATTATCCATTGATGCGAAAATCACAAAATAATCATACAATCGGGTGTTCAACCCGATTTTTATCTAAAAGGAATATATTATGACAAAACAAATTGCTGTATTAGTTGGCTCTAATAGCGCAACATCTGTTAGCCAAATCGTTGCTCGTTATTTGCAAAGCATTGCCCCGGCAACGATTCAATTGAATTTTTTACAAATCGCTGATCTTCCGCTTTATGATCGCGATTTAGACACACAAGACATCGTGCAATACCAGCGTTTCCGCGGTGAAATTGCGAAAGCCGATGCCGTCTTATTTATCACCCCGGAACACAACGGTAGCTTCTCTGCGATGATCAAAAATGCCATCGACATTGGCTCGCGTCCAATGGGGCAAAGTTTATGGATCGGCAAACCTGCCGGTATCGTTTCTGTTGCCGCAGGTGCAGCAGGTGGCGTGCGTGCAGCAGACCAACTTCGCACCATTTGCTCTGGTGCCTTTATCAATATGCCTACTGCATCATTTGCGGCTAATGTAGGCGGAATATTTAATGGCGTAATCGGTGAGAATGGCGAAATTGTTTCGGAACCAGTGAAAGGTATGTTAAATGGTTTTATCAATGCCTACGCAGATTTTGTCTCAAAATTCTAATTCTGAAATAAACTAAAAAGGGGCAGATTTAATCTGCCCCTTATTGTTATTACGCGAACTCTGCTCTCAATTTCTTCGTCACGTCCACCATCACTTGCAACTGTTCGATGGTTTCTTTCCAGCCACGGGTTTTTAAGCCGCAGTCCGGGTTTACCCATAAGCGTTCTTTTGGTACGACTTTCAAGGCTTTACGCAACAAGTGTTCGATCTCTTCCGCTTTGGGTACGCGTGGGCTGTGAATGTCGTACACGCCCGGGCCGATGTCGTTCGGGTATTTGAAATCGGCAAAGGCGGTAAGTAGTTCCATATCGGATCGTGAGGTTTCAATGGTAATCACGTCCGCATCTAAGCCGGCAATCGCCGGCAAAATGTCGTTAAATTCGGAATAACACATATGGGTGTGGATTTGAGTGTCATCTTGCACGCCCATATAGCTTAAACGGAAGGCTTCGCCCGCCCATTGCAAATAAGCGTCCCAATCTGACCGCTTGAGTGGCAAGCCTTCACGGATTGCAGGCTCATCAATTTGGATCACTTTGATCCCTGCTGCTTCTAAATCCAACACTTCGTCCGATAAGGCTACGCCGATTTGTTTACACACCGTTGAACGTGGAATATCGTTACGCACGAATGACCATTGTAAAATCGTTACCGGCCCTGTCAGCATTCCTTTCATCACTTTGTTGGTGAGGCTTTGGGCATATTGCGACCAACGCACCGTCATCGGTTCAGGGCGAGCCACATCGCCATAAATCACAGGCGGTTTCACACAACGTGAGCCGTAACTTTGCACCCAACCGAATTTGGTAAAGGCAAAGCCGTCAAGCAATTCGCCGAAATATTCCACCATATCATTACGTTCCGCTTCGCCGTGAACCAGCACATCTAAGTCCAATTCTTCTTGGCGGCGAACCACATATTCAATTTCTTTTTTCATCGCTGCTTCATAATCTGCAAGGCTTAACTCGCCTTTTTTGAAACTCGCACGAGCGTGGCGGATTTCGCTGGTTTGTGGGAATGAACCGATATTTGTCGTTGGTAAAAGCGGTAAGTTTAGCCACGCATTTTGCTTCGCAATACGCGCTGCAAATGGCGATTTACGGCGATCTGCCCCTTCAGGTAAGTTAGCTAAACGTGCCGCCACTTCTGCACGATGGATCTCTTTTGATGTCGCACGCGCATCCGCTGCCGCTTGGCTTGCCGCTAATTGTACTTGTACCGTTGTTCGACCTTGTTCAAGTGC from the [Actinobacillus] rossii genome contains:
- a CDS encoding DoxX family protein; the encoded protein is MNNLFEKLSVALSPITLLIARVVIGYIMVLHGLQKLTGDMPLFSLFGIGGLIETVGGLLIIVGLFTRAAAFLLAGQMAVAYLMFHASAETFFNPIANKGEPAVLFCMAFLFIFVTGAGKLSIDAKITK
- the azr gene encoding flavoprotein codes for the protein MTKQIAVLVGSNSATSVSQIVARYLQSIAPATIQLNFLQIADLPLYDRDLDTQDIVQYQRFRGEIAKADAVLFITPEHNGSFSAMIKNAIDIGSRPMGQSLWIGKPAGIVSVAAGAAGGVRAADQLRTICSGAFINMPTASFAANVGGIFNGVIGENGEIVSEPVKGMLNGFINAYADFVSKF
- the dmlR_2 gene encoding LysR family transcriptional regulator produces the protein MDKISLDDIRLFVSVVQSGSLSHAAELTSIPVSRLSRRLTQLEQALGTQLINRGKKGVRLNELGERFFERAQAMLSEAELAIESVQNSLAKPSGLLRISVAADIFHLLIEPHLGRYLQENPDVNVDINLSHQKINMIQDGIDLAIRVGTIDNDNVVAKPWINAELGLFASHDYLAQHNAPQAPNELYQHNLIGQSYTFPWSFKRDQHEIAIMPTCRLVSNDFIAIEKQIQRGVGIGTLPIFTNHSRSDLVQILPEWQMKISLVSLLYYKNRGAVPAVRSMVEFLQSLV
- the metE gene encoding 5-methyltetrahydropteroyltriglutamate/homocysteine S-methyltransferase, which gives rise to MTTYHILGFPRVGAKRELKFAQERYWRGEIAEQDLLDLAKALREKNWQHQAAANADFVAVGDFTFYDHILDLQVATGAIPARFAFDSQNLTLSQYFQLARGNKDQFAIEMTKWFDTNYHYLVPEFHKNTEFKANPAHYVNQIREAKALGLKVKPVIVGPLTFLWLGKEKGEAFNRFELLNKLVPVYREILTALVAEGVEWIQIDEPALALDLPAQWLTAYQTVYAELSQVNAKLLLATYFGSVAEHAELLKGLAVDGLHLDLVRAPEQLTAFDDYRKVLSAGVIDGRNIWRANLNQVLDVLEPLKAKLGERLWIAPSCSLLHTPFDLAVETQLQANKPELYQWLAFTLQKVEELSLIKTALEQGRTTVQVQLAASQAAADARATSKEIHRAEVAARLANLPEGADRRKSPFAARIAKQNAWLNLPLLPTTNIGSFPQTSEIRHARASFKKGELSLADYEAAMKKEIEYVVRRQEELDLDVLVHGEAERNDMVEYFGELLDGFAFTKFGWVQSYGSRCVKPPVIYGDVARPEPMTVRWSQYAQSLTNKVMKGMLTGPVTILQWSFVRNDIPRSTVCKQIGVALSDEVLDLEAAGIKVIQIDEPAIREGLPLKRSDWDAYLQWAGEAFRLSYMGVQDDTQIHTHMCYSEFNDILPAIAGLDADVITIETSRSDMELLTAFADFKYPNDIGPGVYDIHSPRVPKAEEIEHLLRKALKVVPKERLWVNPDCGLKTRGWKETIEQLQVMVDVTKKLRAEFA
- the yhhW gene encoding pirin-related protein; protein product: MKTVAKVHQAPQKHWVGNGFQVQSMFSFNYTDKHLDPFLLMDYNPPRYFDGGRKSDYRGVGEHPHRGFETVTIAYQGEVSHKDSYGGGGTIGTGDVQWITAGSGVMHEEFHSEKFSQEGGMFEMVQLWVNLPAKDKMTTPKYQAIKAAEIPEVAFGDNAGIARIIAGDFETTQGVASTFSPVNMWDVRMNAGKNHTFHVPANHNLIVLVLDGTVQFNGADIARRGELVTFERGEADVHIEANNDAKLLILTGEPHNEPIVGYGPFVMNTRDEIVQAFHDVQSGKFGSISR